The window CGAAGAGGGCGCCGCCGATCGAGCGCATCACCTGGCCGGCGTTCTGCAGCATCGCCTGCATCTCCTCCGGCGCCTGCTCGGAGAGCACCCGGGTCAGAGCGTCCGAGATGCTGAGCGCGACCGGCTCGGCGAGCTGGCTCCAGAGCGGCATCGTCTGCCGCGCCCACTCGGCGCGACCGATGAGCTCGGGGGTGGCGCTGAGCGACGCGACGCCGGTCGCCTGGTCGAGCCACAGCGAGGCCACGTGGAAGGCCTGGTCGAGGGATGCGCGCTCGGCCGGCGTCACGGAGTGCGCGCCGTCCGCGGCGAGCTGTCGAGCCTGCTGGTCGGCGATGTCCCAGTTGATGCCGCCGCCGGGGTTCATCAGGGCGTTCTGCAGCTGGCCGAGGAGCGCCTGGATGCTGGCCGGATCGTTGGGGAGGCCCGCGGCGCCGGCCAGCCGGCTCGGGTCGATCGAGGCCCCGTTCCCGGACAGGAATTGGCTCAGCATGTCGCGGAACTCGTCGTCCTCGCGGTCCGGATCCCGGTCGTCGTTCCGATCGTCGGCCATGGTCAGCGTCCTCTTCTCGAATGAGCCGGCCGTCGGCGATTCGGCGCCGTCGGCGCGACTTCAGGCTCGTGATCTACGCTAGCCGCTGGCGCCGGAGTGGCGGATGGGAATTGCCCTATGCTCGCCTTCGGGCCGTGCGCCCGTGGCGAACACTGACCGAGAGGACGGGCCCGTGACCCTGTTCAGCGACGACCGCCCGGAACGGGACGGCTCCGCGCCGGACGGCTTCGCCGGCGACGAGCCGGTCCGGGTCGCGCCGCCGCGCCGCGTCATCGCCGGGTGGGTGGCCATCGGCGTCGCCGTGGTGCTCGCCCTCGTGCTCGCGCTCGTCCCCGCCCCGTTCGTGATCGAGCAGCCGGGACCGGTCTTCAACACCCTCGGCACCGACCAGCAGGTCGGCGCGGAGCCCAGTGGCGACGCCAAGGAGCTCATCACCATCCCCGGCCAGAAGACCTACCCGACCTCCGGATCGCTCGATCTGCTCACGGTCTCGGTCGTCGGCAACCCGGAGCAGCGGCCCAGCTGGCTCGAGATCGCGGGGGCGTGGTTCCAGCCCAGCAAGGCCGTCCTGCCGCTGGAGACCGTCTTCCCGCCCGGCACCACCACCGAGCAGTCGAACGCCGAGAACGCCGCGCTGATGGTCGACTCCCAGCAGGATGCGATCGCCGCCGCGCTGAACCAGCTCGGCTACACCTTCCCCGAGAACGTCGCCGTCAAGCAGCTGATCACCGGAACCCCGGCGTCGAAGGAGCTGAAGGTCGGCGACGAGATCACCGCTGTCAACGGAACGACGATCACGAGCATCCAGGGGCTGCGCGACGCGGTGAAGGCCAACGGCACGGGCAAGGCGGCCGAGCTCGCCATCGTGCGCGACGGCGTGGCGTCGACCGTCGCGATCACCCCGATCGAGTCGCAGGGCCAGGTCGTGCTCGGCATCGGCGCCGGGATGGACTACACCTTCCCGTTCGACGTGAAGATCCAGCTGAACAACGTGGGCGGCCCGAGCGCGGGTCAGATGTTCGCGCTCGGGATCATGGACAAGCTCACCCCGGAGTCCCTCAACGGCGGCAAGCGCGTCGCCGGCACGGGCACCATCGACAACGCCGGCGAGATCGGCCCGATCGGCGGCATCCGGCAGAAGATGTACGCCGCGCGCGACACCGGCAAGGCGTCCTACTTCCTCGCGCCCGCCTCGAACTGCGACGAGGTCACCGGCCACATCCCGTCCGGGCTGCACGTGTTCGCCGTGAAGACGCTCGCCGATTCGCTGAAGGTCCTCCAGGCCGTCCGCGATGGAGGAAGCACGGCGGGGCTTCCCACCTGCCCCGCAGGCTGATCACCGCTCGACCGCAGCGTTCTCCAAGCGTTCGCTGCCTAGGATGGTTCTCACCCCCGCCACGAGACCAAGAAGGCCATACGTGAGTTCAACTGCTGCAGTCCGTCCCGCAGGCCGCCGGCGCGCGGCGATCTGGATCACTCTCGGGGTGATCGTCGCGGTGGTCATCCTGTTCTTCGTCTTCGCGGGGCTCTACGCCGACATCCTCTGGTACGACCAGCTCGGCTACCTGAAGGTGCTGACCACGCAGTGGTTCGCCGGCATCAGCATGTTCTTCATCGGCTTCCTCGGGATGGCCGTGCCGCTGTGGCTGTCCATCCAGCTCGCGTACCGGCTCCGTCCGGTCTACGCCAAGCTGAACTCCCAGCTCGACCGCTACCAGCAGGTCATCGAGCCGCTGCGCCGCCTCGCGATGTACGGCATCCCGATCGTGTTCGGCATCTTCGCCGGCGTCTCGACGGCGAGCCGCTGGCAGACCGCCGCGCTTTGGCTGAACGGCACGTCGTACGGCAAGACCGACCCGCTGTTCCACCTCGACATCGGCTTCTACCTCTTCGCGCTGCCGTTCTACCGCAGCGCGGTCGGCTTCGCCTCGGCCGTCGTCCTGATCTCGCTGCTGGCCACCCTCGCCACCTGCTACCTCTACGGATCGATCCGGGTGAGCGGCCGCGAGGTGCGCATCTCGCGCGCAGCGCGAGTGCAGATCTCGGTCATCGCGGCGCTGTACCTGCTGCTGCAGGGCGTCAGCATCTGGCTCGACCGCTACGCGACCGTCACCGACTCGAACGTCAACGACATGATCAACGGCGCCGCGTACACCGACGTCAACGCGACCATCCCCGGCCGGGCGATCCTCGCGGGCGCCGCCGTGTTCGTGGCCATCCTGTTCGTCCTGACCGCCTTCATCGGCCGCTGGCGCTTCCCGATCGTCGGCACGGCGCTCCTCATCGTCGCCGCGCTCGTCGTCGGGGCCATCGTCCCCTGGGTCGTGCAGCGCTTCCAGGTCGACCCCAGCCAGAAGACGCTGGAGTCGCCCTACGTGCAGAAGGGCATCGACTACACGCGCGAGGCCTACGGGCTCAGCGACATCGAGACGATCCCGTACAA is drawn from Leifsonia shinshuensis and contains these coding sequences:
- a CDS encoding PDZ domain-containing protein, translating into MTLFSDDRPERDGSAPDGFAGDEPVRVAPPRRVIAGWVAIGVAVVLALVLALVPAPFVIEQPGPVFNTLGTDQQVGAEPSGDAKELITIPGQKTYPTSGSLDLLTVSVVGNPEQRPSWLEIAGAWFQPSKAVLPLETVFPPGTTTEQSNAENAALMVDSQQDAIAAALNQLGYTFPENVAVKQLITGTPASKELKVGDEITAVNGTTITSIQGLRDAVKANGTGKAAELAIVRDGVASTVAITPIESQGQVVLGIGAGMDYTFPFDVKIQLNNVGGPSAGQMFALGIMDKLTPESLNGGKRVAGTGTIDNAGEIGPIGGIRQKMYAARDTGKASYFLAPASNCDEVTGHIPSGLHVFAVKTLADSLKVLQAVRDGGSTAGLPTCPAG